One Oncorhynchus keta strain PuntledgeMale-10-30-2019 chromosome 22, Oket_V2, whole genome shotgun sequence DNA window includes the following coding sequences:
- the LOC118375115 gene encoding C-C motif chemokine 21-like produces the protein MFLLQTVTVISLTVVLLDAVEGDGVQMQRDVQCCMQYSQGNVRTKDVLRFEVQTEGPDCSIQAIILYTKKAVKCADPRDRRVKRLLRKLLQRQRTKAHRTMWLHPHGNLPVMSEDKKDGWDALHVE, from the exons ATGTTTCTGCTGCAGACTGTGACTGTTATTTCTCTGACTGTCGTTCTCCTGGACGCAGTGGAAG gtgatggGGTACAGATGCAGAGAGACGTTCAGTGCTGTATGCAGTACTCCCAGGGGAATGTGCGCACCAAAGACGTGCTGAGGTTTGAAGTGCAGACGGAGGGGCCAGACTGCAGCATACAAGCCATCAT ACTGTACACCAAGAAGGCGGTGAAGTGTGCTGACCCCAGAGATAGAAGGGTCAAGAGGTTACTGAGGAAGCTGCTCCAGAGACAGAGGACCAAAGCACATAGGACCATGTGGCTCCACCCTCATGGCAACCTGCCAGTCATGTCAGAG GATAAGAAGGATGGGTGGGATGCCCTCCATGTGGAATGA